A single region of the Rattus rattus isolate New Zealand chromosome 8, Rrattus_CSIRO_v1, whole genome shotgun sequence genome encodes:
- the LOC116908040 gene encoding C-C chemokine receptor type 5 gives MDFQGSIPTYIYDIDYSMSAPCQKVNVKQLAAQLLPPLYSLVFIFGFVGNMMVFLILISCKKLKSMTDIYLFNLAISDLLFLLTLPFWAHYAANEWVSGNIMCRLFTGIYHIGYFGGIFFIILLTIDRYLAIVHAVFAIKARTVNFGVITSVVTWVVAVFVSLPEIIFTRSQKEGSHYTCSPHFPRTQYHFWKHFQTLKMVILSLILPLLVMVICYSGILNTLFRCRNEKKRHRAVRLIFAIMIVYFLFWTPYNIVLLLTTFQEYFGLNNCSSSNRLDQAMQATETLGMTHCCLNPVIYAFVGEKFRNYLSVFFRKHIVKRFCKHCSIFQQVNPDRVSSVYTRSTGEQEVSTGL, from the coding sequence ATGGATTTTCAAGGGTCGATTCCAACCTATATCTATGACATCGATTATAGTATGTCAGCACCCTGCCAAAAAGTCAATGTGAAACAACTTGCAGCCCAGCTCCTGCCCCCACTCTACTCTCTGGTATTCATCTTTGGTTTTGTGGGTAACATGATGGTCTTCCTCATCCTGATAAGCTGCAAAAAGCTGAAGAGCATGACTGATATCTACCTGTTCAACCTGGCCATCTCTGACCTGCTCTTCCTGCTCACACTCCCATTCTGGGCTCACTATGCtgcaaatgagtgggtctctgggAATATAATGTGCAGATTATTCACAGGGATCTATCACATTGGGTATTTTGGTGGAATCTTCTTCATTATCCTCCTGACAATTGATAGGTACTTGGCTATTGTCCATGCTGTGTTTGCTATAAAAGCCAGAACAGTCAACTTTGGGGTAATAACAAGTGTAGTCACTTGGGTGGTggctgtgtttgtctctctcccaGAAATAATCTTTACGAGATCTCAAAAAGAAGGTTCTCATTATACATGCAGTCCTCATTTTCCACGTACTCAATATCATTTCTGGAAGCATTTTCAAACATTAAAGATGGTCATCTTGAGCCTGATCCTACCCCTACTTGTCATGGTCATCTGCTATTCAGGAATCCTCAACACCCTGTTTCGCTGTAGGAATGAGAAAAAGAGGCACAGGGCTGTAAGGCTCATCTTTGCCATCATGAttgtctactttctcttctggACTCCCTACAACATTGTCCTCCTCCTGACCACCTTCCAGGAATACTTTGGACTGAATAATTGCAGTAGTTCTAATAGACTAGACCAGGCAATGCAGGCGACAGAGACTCTTGGGATGACACACTGCTGCCTCAACCCTGTCATCTATGCCTTTGTTGGGGAGAAGTTCCGGAATTATCTCTCTGTGTTCTTCCGAAAACACATTGTCAAACGCTTCTGCAAACACTGTTCAATTTTCCAGCAAGTCAATCCTGATCGTGTAAGCTCAGTCTATACCCGGTCCACAGGAGAACAGGAAGTTTCTACTGGTTTATGA